The Paraburkholderia megapolitana genomic sequence GCGATCGCGCGAATCGCCCGGTAGGCCGTTAAGCCTGCACTGCACACGCGATCCGTACTGCCGGCATTTTCCCGTCGGCCCCGATCGTGCGGGCCGCGTTCTCTTGTTGTTGTCATCCGCAGCGCAGCACGCGACGTCGCAGGTTCGCTGCGCGACTAGACTCCCGCCTTCGCCAGAATCACGATCGACACGCCCAACGCGCTGTGTTGCGTATCCTCATTGCGATACGAATGCGGCACGTGACCGGGAAACGCCAGCACATCGCCTGCTTCGAGCCCGTGCCGCTCGCCCGCGACGAACACGGCAACGCGTCCGTCGATACAGCTGAAATACTCACGCGTGCCCGGTAGATGCGGCGTGCCGCGCATATAGCCGCCTGGAATGAAGGACATCGTTTCGAGGATGCCGTCCGGCATCGGTTCCGGTACGAGCGGCCGGATCGTCAGCCCATTGCCGCGGTTCTGCACCGACACTTCGGCCGCCGCCCAGCGACGCACTTTCGCGCGCGGCGATGCAAGCAGTTCGTCGAGCGGCGCGGCAAGCGCACCCGCCACCTTCATCAGCACTGCCAGCGACGGATTGCCCTCGCCCGACTCCAGATTCGCCACCGTCGAGCGCGGCACACCCGATGCCTTCGCCAGCCCCTCCTGCGTCAACGCGCGCGCGTGCCGCAGCGCGACGAGATTGCGCGCGAGATGCTGCGCGGCGCGCGTGACGTCGTGAGCCTGATCGTCGGCGGGTTCTTCTGCAGCGGGGGGAACGGTTTCGTCCATCGTATCGACTTTCCGACAAGGGGTTGGACATCGCGCTCGGTTGAACGACGACGCGTTCCTATTATCAGGCCATCGAGCCAGCGCGACTCACGCGCGGCTCTCATCCACTACGGAGCATGGCATGACCTCGTCGATCGATACGCTCGCAGGCATTCGCGTCGCCCTCACGGGCGGCACCTCGGGGCTCGGCCTCGCACTGATGGACGAACTGCTCGCGCGCGGCGCACACGTTGCCTTCGTCGCGCGGCACGCAGACCGCGTTGCGGCTGTTACGGCGGCGCGGCAGAAAGTTGTCGGGCTGGTCGGCGATATCGCGAAGAAGGACGACATCTATCCGCTTGCGCTGCAGATCAGCGGCGTGCTGGGCGGCGTCGATGTGCTGGTGAACAACGCGTCGTCGCTGGGACCGGTGCCGCTCGCACCGCTCGCCGATACCACTTGCGAGGACCTCGAAGCCGCGCTGGCCGCGAACCTGCTCGGCCCGTTTCGCTTGACGAAAGCACTGCTCGGTTCGCTGGCCGCCGCTGCACGCGAACGCGGCGGCGCAGTCGTGCTGAACGTGTCGAGCGATGCAGCTGTCGAGCCTTATCCGACGTGGGGTGCCTACGGCGCAAGCAAGGCAGCGCTACGGCACATGACGCGAATCTGGAATCTCGAGCTTGCTACGCAGCGCGTGCGTTTGCTGTCGCTCGATCCTGGCGATATGGATACGCCGCTGCATGCGCTCGCCGTGCCGGATAGCGACCCTGCCGGGCTCAAGGCACCCGCGGTTGCGGCGCGCGAGATGGCCGATACGATCGAAGCTGCACTGCGCGAGTTGCGCACGCCGGATGGGTCGAGTTCGAATGGCTCCAGCAATGTCGACGCGTTGGCGAGGGCCTGACGATGCGCGCAGCCACTGTCCCGATACAACGCCCTCGCGATGCGCGTCTTCTCACCGTCGATCGTTACGGTCGCATCGACGAGCACCCGCGCACCGCGTTCGCCGATCTGTTGCGCCCTGGCGATTGCGTGATCGCCAACGATGCCGCAACCTTGCCCGCCAGCCTGCACGGTGTCCATGAGCGCAGCGGCAATGTAATCGAAGTGCGGCTTGCGGGGCGCACGTCGCTCGCCGGCGGCGATGCGATGAATCGCTTCAGCGCGATCGTATTCGGTACCGGCGATTTCCATACGCTGACTGAAGAGCGAGCCGCACCGCCCGATTTGCATCGAGGTGACCGCCTTAGATTCGGCGCTGACGGCGCGACGATCGTGCGATTGCTCGGTCATCCGCGCTTTGTCGAACTGCATTTCGACGGCGACGCTGCACAGGTGTGGCGCACGCTCGCATCGCATGGCAAGCCTGTCCAGTACGCGCACCTGGCCGACCCGCTTGCGCTATGGGATGTATGGACGCCGATCGCCGCGCAGCCCGTCGCGTTCGAGCCGCCTTCGGCAGGCTTCGTCCTCGACTGGAGCACGCTCGACGCACTGCATGCGCGCGGTGTGCCGTTCGCGACGCTCACGCATGCGGCGGGATTGTCATCGACCGGCGATGCGACGCTCGATCAACGTCTGCCGCTCGACGAGCCGTATCGCATTCCGGTTGCAACAGCAGCGCTCGTCGAGACAACCCGTGCGCGCGGCGGCCGGGTCGTGGCGATCGGAACGACCGTTGTGCGCGCACTCGAACATGCGGCAGCGATCGACGGTGCCGTGCATCCTGGCGATGGCACCGCGACGCAGCGAATCGGGCCGCATACGCGACTGCGCGCCGTCGATGTGATCGTGTCGGGTACACATGAACCTGATTCGAGCCACTACGCGCTGCTACGGGCGTTCGCCGATGCATCGACGCTTGCGCGTGTCACGGCGACGCTGGAAGCACATCGCTATCGCACGCATGAATTCGGCGATTCGATGTGGGTCGAGCGGAGTACGGATGCTGTGCGGGAAGAAGAGCATGTGTACGACGAGCGGCAGGGTTCGTGGGTGGCGGTGCCTTGCGATTTAAGCTGAAAATTGTTTGCAAAAGTTTGCAAAACGCTGTCGAAAACCCGAAAAAATCCCAGAAAACCCGCAATCCCCAAAGTCAGAGTCGCGATAAATATCAGAAGCGCTCTCTTTGCAACTGAAAATCGTTCAAAGGTTTTCGACACAGGATGCGGGTTTTGATTACGCGTCTCGATCACCGGGCTGCCAGTAGTAGTGTTTGGTAATGTGGTTTGCAACCGTCGAAGGTTGCGTATTTCGGCGCTTCCCGGAAGAAAAATAGCGACTGTTCCAGCTCTTTCCGTTTGCACGAAAGAGCCGTACGACACCTGCACCGCCGAATAGACCTGGCCGGCCCGTCCGGCAATCGACCTCACCGAGTGAATGCCCTGCTCCCGCAGATTCGATTCGCGGCGAATAAATCATGCGCCTGCAGATAACACAAAACATGAAATTATAGCCGGCAATTTCAACATTTTTAGCATTTTATTATTTTAACAACTACGAATAATCACGGCCATTTCCACTGTAAGCATTTGTTTTAAAGTGCCAATTGCTAAAAGAAAAAACGTTATGCAAGCAAATGCAACATTGCATTGAGACGCGACCAGCGAGTTGAGAAATGGCGTCTCGAGACTGACAGCACATCGGTTTCTTATTTTCTTGCGTTTCGCATACAAAAATATTTCATCGTTTGAAAATTCGCATATTCGGGGATATGTAATTCGCACATTTAAATCTGGATGCGCGGCGTTTTCTTTCGCCTCGGGAACGATTCTCCCAGCAATTACCTGAAGGCTTCGCTGCGTCGCACAGCCCCTACCGGAGAGGTGATTCAAAATGAACAAGACGTACAGGACTATCTGGAATGAAGCCCTTGGTGCGTGGGTCGCTGCATCCGAGCTGGATTCGGCGCGCGGGAAAGGCAAGCGCTCGGCGTCGGTCAAACTCCTTGTGAATTTGCTTCTGCTTGGAGCGGCTCAAGCGAGCTATGCCGGGATCTTCACGTTTTCCGGCGGCAATGGTGGGGGAAACTGCGGCTTTGCCGGGGGTACTGGGCCTGATGGCGTGCGCACCTATGGAGCAGGTGCAGCCCCCGCCGACGGCAGCGGTGGGTTTTCGTCCGTCGCGGGGTGTAACGCAAACGGCGCAAATCTGAGCGGCGTGACCTTATACGGCTCTTACACGACTGCGAGCGGAGCCGCCGCCGTAGCGTTCGGTATGGGAGCGCTCGCCGGCAATTTTGCAACGTCTATTGGGTTTCAGGCCACTGCCTCCGGAACGCAAAGCAACGCTTTCGGGTTTAACGCAACGGCGTCGGGTACGTCGTCGCTTGCGATTGGTTCGGCGGCCATTTCGTCCCAGTCGTCTTCGACCGCAATTGGGCCAGGCGCGAGTGCCACGGGGGCCTCGGCAACGGCGCTCGGCAGCGGCAGTCGAGCTACCTATGCGAACAGTGTGGCGATTGGTGCCGGCAGTGTCACAGGTGCGGCTGCACCCACCGGGACAGGTTTTCTGACCGGGCAGGCGGCGCCGCTTTCGGAAGTGTCGGTGGGCAGCTCGACGGCGTTGCGCCGGATTACCAACGTGGCCGACGGTTCCGCGCCGCAGGATGCAGTGACCGTGTCGCAACTGAGCACCGGTTTGAGTACGACGACGAGCAGCATTTCGAGCTTGTCGACTTCGGCTTCGACGGGGATTACTTCGCTGTCGACCGGTTTGAGCACGACCAACAGCAACGTGACGAGTCTGTCGAGTTCGAGTTCGACTGGTATCAGTAGTCTGTCTACTGATCTGAGTACGACTAACAGCAGGGTGACGAGTCTGTCGACTTCGACTTCAAGTGGTATCGGTTCGTTGTCGACTGGGGTGAGTTCGTTGTCCACTTCGACTTCGACTGGTATCACTAGTTTGTCTACTGGTCTGAGTACGACTAACAGCAATGTCACTAGCCTCTCGACTTCGACTTCAAGTGGTATCGGCTCGTTGTCGACTGGGGTGAGTTCGCTGTCCACTTCGACTTCGACTGGCATTACCAGCCTGTCTACCGGCCTGAGCACCACAAACAGCAACGTCACGAGTCTGTCGACTTCGACTTCAAGTGGCATCGGCTCGTTGTCGACTGGGGTGAGTTCGCTGTCCACTTCGACTTCGACTGGCATTACCAGCCTGTCTACTGGCCTGAGCACCACGAACAGCAACGTGACGAGCCTGTCGACGTCGACTTCAAGCGGCATCAGCTCGCTGTCGACGGGTGTGAGTTCACTGTCCACTTCGACTTCGACTGGCATCACCAGCCTGTCTACTGGTCTGAGCACCACAAACAGCAACGTGACGAGCCTGTCGACTTCGACTTCAAGTGGCATCGGTTCGCTGTCGACTGGGGTGAGTTCGCTGTCCACCTCGACGTCGACTGGCATCAACAGTTTGTCTACCGGTCTGAGTACGACTAACAGCAACGTCACCAGCCTCTCGACTTCGACATCAAGCGGCATCAGTTCACTGTCGACGGGTGTGAGTTCGCTGTCCACATCGACTTCGACTGGCATCACTAGCCTGTCTACTGGCCTGAGCACCACTAACAGCAACGTGACGAGCCTGTCGACTTCGACTTCAAGTGGCATCGGTTCGCTGTCGACAGGCGTGAGTTCGTTGTCCACTTCGACTTCAACCGGCATTAGTAGCCTCTCGACCGGCCTGAGCACAACCAACAGCAACGTGACGAGCCTGTCGACGTCGACTTCAAGCGGCATCAGTTCACTGTCGACTGGGGTGAGTTCACTGTCCACGTCGACTTCGACCGGCATCACCAGCCTATCAACGGGCCTGAGCACGACCAATAGCAGAGTCACAAGTCTGTCCACCGGTCTGAGCACAACCAACAGCAACGTCACGAGCCTGTCGACCTCGGCCTCCACGGGTATCAGCTCGCTGTCGACGGGTGTGAGCTCATTGTCCACCTCGACTTCGACCGGCATCACCAGTCTATCGACGGGTCTGAGTACGACCAACAGCAACGTGACGAGCCTCTCGACATCGACATCAAGCGGCATCAGTTCGCTGTCGACCGGCGTGAGCTCATTGTCCACGTCGACTTCGACCGGCATCACCAGTCTCTCGACCGGACTGAGCACAACCAATAGTCACGTAACAAGTCTGTCGACTTCAACGTCAACTGGCATCAACTCCCTGTCGACCGGTGTGAGCTCGTTGTCCACGTCGACATCGACCGGCATCACCAGTCTGTCCACAGGGCTGAGTACGACCAACAGCAACGTGACGAGCCTGTCGACTTCGACATCAAGCGGCATCAGCTCCCTGTCGACTGGCGTGAGCTCACT encodes the following:
- a CDS encoding helix-turn-helix domain-containing protein, whose product is MDETVPPAAEEPADDQAHDVTRAAQHLARNLVALRHARALTQEGLAKASGVPRSTVANLESGEGNPSLAVLMKVAGALAAPLDELLASPRAKVRRWAAAEVSVQNRGNGLTIRPLVPEPMPDGILETMSFIPGGYMRGTPHLPGTREYFSCIDGRVAVFVAGERHGLEAGDVLAFPGHVPHSYRNEDTQHSALGVSIVILAKAGV
- a CDS encoding SDR family oxidoreductase; this encodes MTSSIDTLAGIRVALTGGTSGLGLALMDELLARGAHVAFVARHADRVAAVTAARQKVVGLVGDIAKKDDIYPLALQISGVLGGVDVLVNNASSLGPVPLAPLADTTCEDLEAALAANLLGPFRLTKALLGSLAAAARERGGAVVLNVSSDAAVEPYPTWGAYGASKAALRHMTRIWNLELATQRVRLLSLDPGDMDTPLHALAVPDSDPAGLKAPAVAAREMADTIEAALRELRTPDGSSSNGSSNVDALARA
- a CDS encoding S-adenosylmethionine:tRNA ribosyltransferase-isomerase is translated as MRAATVPIQRPRDARLLTVDRYGRIDEHPRTAFADLLRPGDCVIANDAATLPASLHGVHERSGNVIEVRLAGRTSLAGGDAMNRFSAIVFGTGDFHTLTEERAAPPDLHRGDRLRFGADGATIVRLLGHPRFVELHFDGDAAQVWRTLASHGKPVQYAHLADPLALWDVWTPIAAQPVAFEPPSAGFVLDWSTLDALHARGVPFATLTHAAGLSSTGDATLDQRLPLDEPYRIPVATAALVETTRARGGRVVAIGTTVVRALEHAAAIDGAVHPGDGTATQRIGPHTRLRAVDVIVSGTHEPDSSHYALLRAFADASTLARVTATLEAHRYRTHEFGDSMWVERSTDAVREEEHVYDERQGSWVAVPCDLS
- a CDS encoding ESPR-type extended signal peptide-containing protein, with the protein product MNKTYRTIWNEALGAWVAASELDSARGKGKRSASVKLLVNLLLLGAAQASYAGIFTFSGGNGGGNCGFAGGTGPDGVRTYGAGAAPADGSGGFSSVAGCNANGANLSGVTLYGSYTTASGAAAVAFGMGALAGNFATSIGFQATASGTQSNAFGFNATASGTSSLAIGSAAISSQSSSTAIGPGASATGASATALGSGSRATYANSVAIGAGSVTGAAAPTGTGFLTGQAAPLSEVSVGSSTALRRITNVADGSAPQDAVTVSQLSTGLSTTTSSISSLSTSASTGITSLSTGLSTTNSNVTSLSSSSSTGISSLSTDLSTTNSRVTSLSTSTSSGIGSLSTGVSSLSTSTSTGITSLSTGLSTTNSNVTSLSTSTSSGIGSLSTGVSSLSTSTSTGITSLSTGLSTTNSNVTSLSTSTSSGIGSLSTGVSSLSTSTSTGITSLSTGLSTTNSNVTSLSTSTSSGISSLSTGVSSLSTSTSTGITSLSTGLSTTNSNVTSLSTSTSSGIGSLSTGVSSLSTSTSTGINSLSTGLSTTNSNVTSLSTSTSSGISSLSTGVSSLSTSTSTGITSLSTGLSTTNSNVTSLSTSTSSGIGSLSTGVSSLSTSTSTGISSLSTGLSTTNSNVTSLSTSTSSGISSLSTGVSSLSTSTSTGITSLSTGLSTTNSRVTSLSTGLSTTNSNVTSLSTSASTGISSLSTGVSSLSTSTSTGITSLSTGLSTTNSNVTSLSTSTSSGISSLSTGVSSLSTSTSTGITSLSTGLSTTNSHVTSLSTSTSTGINSLSTGVSSLSTSTSTGITSLSTGLSTTNSNVTSLSTSTSSGISSLSTGVSSLSTSTSTGIASLSSSTSTGISSLSTSTSTGIGSLSTGLSTTNSNVSSLSTGLSTTTSSIGSLSTSTSTGISTLTNNVTSLSTGLSTTSSTVASLSTLTSTSIGSLSTGVLSLSTGVANSVQYDDPSHSSVTLGGVGATTPVRLTNVAPGVNPTDAVNVSQVSSLSTSVAFAINSLSTGLSTTNSNVSSLSTSTSTGIDSLSTSSSTGIGSLSTSITSLSTGVSTTIGSLSASTSTGIGSLSTGVSSLSTTVSTGLSTITSAIASGAGGNGVVLSSLSTSLAPINAASTTASSRGATIGATLTGGVNSSGAVVSQGRATNNTSTQVVQASGCGVANGTDTTATGLCAGAGTIAGVNGATTTTVANGATAYGSQSLAQDANTTAIGFRATSQYAGSVAIGYQAQAIADPATAVGSNSLASGNNSVALGAGAQATAQGAVALGANSVADQANTVSVGSPGNERRITNVAPGINPTDAVNVSQLQGVQSNVNNVARVAYAGIAMSMALAGNYMPTLDPGEFELGAGVGGYQGYGALAINLKRLSENGRWSWGAGVATTGNQVGFNAGLGWKW